A segment of the Bos taurus isolate L1 Dominette 01449 registration number 42190680 breed Hereford chromosome 8, ARS-UCD2.0, whole genome shotgun sequence genome:
CCCTGCTGCACCCCTGGGCTGGCAGCCCCAATGGACGGAggtttctccccctccccacagccaAGCTCATAGTGGAGACAGACACGTTCGGAAGCCGGGTGCGCATCAAGGGGGCTGAGAGTGAGAAATACATCTGTATGAATAAGAGGGGCAAGCTCATCGGAAAGGTGAGGCCTGGGGGACAGGGAGTAACAGATGAGTCCGTCTTCCTGGGGTGAGGGCAGGCCGGGTCCCGCAGCATCCCACCACCCTCTGCTGGGCCCCACCCAGGACTGTGACTTCTGCTCTCACCCCACCATTCAGCCTCTCTCTGATCCCTTTAGTCCCTGTGGGTCTAGAAGCCCTCTGAGAACACTGGCTGATCCATAAGGATCCTTGGCTCTGGTTTATGAGGTAATTTCTCAGTATAGTGAGGAAGAATTTTAGCACCTACATCACGTGCCAGCCCTCGTGTTGAGGGCTAAGGGCTGATCAGTGTTGAGAAGGCCAGAAGTTCCCATCTTAACCCTCGCCCAAGGTAAGTGCAGTCCACAGGCTCCAAGTGGCAAAATTCATACTAACCACCTACTAGTGTAACCGCTAGTCACTCTCTCTGTAATGGTGGGTCCAGAGTTGTGCAGGGAAAATTCCATTTCCTTTTGCATCAGCCCATCCTGCATTCTGATTCTGGCTGTTCtcaaatatttgcttatttttgtcaagtctcagtcttctcatctgtaaaatgggcatagtGTCAAGATTATCTACAGAGCCAGATGGGTGGATGCCTGGTTCTTGACATGGTGTTCTACACACGTTTACCCCTTCTTTCCATCACACTGTTGCCtaccctccctccacccaccaACACCATTCACCCAGATCGAGGACTGTTCTGCTTTAGGAGTGCCCACTGAGTATGCACTGAACTGCATAGTTACCTTGATCATTACACCCAGCTGGATAAACCAAGGCTCAGTCTGGCTACATACCTTGCTCAAGGTGTACAACTTAAAGGACAAGGTTGTATTTAAGTTCAGATCCGACATCAGCAAAGTTTGTTCCTCCCTCCACCTCTGCCTCTCCATCAAGGGTGCCCACCTCACCAGGCAGACATTCTTGGGCTCCCAGTCTCTGTGGTTCTCTCCTTGGTCCTATAACACAGGCCCATAAGGCAGACGCCAGCCAGGGTGGGCAGACAAactccccttctctccttcctacCCCCGGCAGCCCAGCGGGAAGAGCAAAGACTGCGTGTTCACCGAGATCGTGCTGGAGAACAATTACACGGCCTTCCAGAATGCCCGGCACGAGGGCTGGTTCATGGCCTTCACACGGCAGGGTCGGCCCCGTCAGGCCTCCCGCAGCCGCCAGAACCAACGAGAAGCTCACTTCATCAAGCGCCTCTACCAGGGCCAGCTGCCTTTCCCCAACCACGCCGAGAGGCAGAAGCAGTTTGAGTTCGTGGGCTCGGCCCCTACCCGCCGGACCAAGCGCACGCGGAGGCCACAGCCCCTGACGTAGTGGGGACCGGGGCTACCGCCCCTCACTCTCGGGCTTTCCCATTCCCCTCCCTTCCTAATCCAAAgactgggctgggggtgggggccggggAGCCAGAGCCCCCAAGGGGGATGCTGAGGACCACCGAGCATCACagccaccctcccaccccacccccgctggAAAGGGGCAGGACTGCCACTAACTAGGGCGGCTCCCCGAGGCCCACGCTGGAGTCTCCCCTGAGGGTGGGGCGGGCCCCCGGGAAGGAAGGTAGAAAAGTCAGGCTCCCTGAACCGAATGGGAAAGTCAGCGGATTCAAGGCTCCTCAAATTCTCCTCCCCGCGTCTCCCTCAGTCTGCCCCCAGCCTCCGAATTCCTCCTGGCCAGAcggtaggaagaaaaaaaaagagggagaaaaaaaaaaaaaagagggctgGCCATTCTTCACATTCCACTACCCAGGCCTGCACCCCATCCCTCAACTCTCAGCCCCGGAATAAAACCATTTTCTTGCAAACAGGTTATCTGAAGGGGCGCGGGGGAACGGCAAAACTGAACTGGGGACAAACTGGGACAAACTTCTCTCCGAGAGGAGAGGAGGCGAGCGCACAGGCCCGGGCGTGGTGCGACAGGTGGAGGCCGGCTGGGCCCCACACGTCCCCGCAGGGGCAGGGGACACGGACAGGGGCAGCCAAGAGGGAGGGATGGCCTGCAGGCCCCGCACCTCCACCCCGCGGGAGGCTGGCGGCCCACGGCGCGCCCCTCCTCCGCGGGCTCGAGTTTCCTGGCTGGCACCGCGCGTCCTGTGCGACCTGCTGGGGCGCAGAAACCCCAATCCTGGGGCCGGCCGGAGCCACCGGGGCCCGAGGCCGCTGGCCGGGCAGCCGCGGGCGCTGCAGCCTCCTCGCCGGGCGCCAGATTGCTTTTTTCCGGTGAGGAGGTCGGGTGGGGGAGGAGCGCGGAGGGGCAAAAGGGGAGGGAAGGCGAGCCCGCGTCCCGAGCGCCCAGGTCCCCGcggggggcagggcgggggccACACCTGGGGGAAAAGGCGATTAGAGGCTGAGGCTAGAGAAGGCGGGGTGTGCCGGGCGGCAGGGGCAGTCCTCCCCCGCCTTCCTCCCAGCCCCGAGCTCCTCTGGTGGGCTTTCCAGACGCCTCCAGGTGTGCATTTGGGGAGTGGAACTAAGAGGCCATAAAACCCGCCCCTTTCCTCTTTTGCCACGGCTTTTAATCTTGTCAAGGGGGGAGGCCCTTCCTAGCTATG
Coding sequences within it:
- the FGF17 gene encoding fibroblast growth factor 17 isoform X2, which gives rise to MGAARLLPNLTLCLQLLILCCQTQYVRDQGAMTDQLSRRQIREYQLYSRTSGKHVQVTGRRISATAEDGNKFAKLIVETDTFGSRVRIKGAESEKYICMNKRGKLIGKPSGKSKDCVFTEIVLENNYTAFQNARHEGWFMAFTRQGRPRQASRSRQNQREAHFIKRLYQGQLPFPNHAERQKQFEFVGSAPTRRTKRTRRPQPLT
- the FGF17 gene encoding fibroblast growth factor 17 isoform X1 translates to MGAARLLPNLTLCLQLLILCCQTQGENHPSPNFNQYVRDQGAMTDQLSRRQIREYQLYSRTSGKHVQVTGRRISATAEDGNKFAKLIVETDTFGSRVRIKGAESEKYICMNKRGKLIGKPSGKSKDCVFTEIVLENNYTAFQNARHEGWFMAFTRQGRPRQASRSRQNQREAHFIKRLYQGQLPFPNHAERQKQFEFVGSAPTRRTKRTRRPQPLT